The genomic region AACAGCAGCGTCAATGCAGACAAGCTGACCTCAGCCACCAACCCAGACAAGGCCTCCTCCATGGCCGTAGCCATCCTGCTGGACAAGTACTGCTACCCAGTGGCCCTGCCCAAGAGCAGGGAGGGCAAGGAGGCTGGGGGGGAGGGTCGGGAGGccgagggaggggagagggggcaaAGGGAGATGCCTAACCACCTGAGGAAGCAGTTTGAGGCAATTGTTGAGACCGATCCACTGCACCCTCTCAGCCAAGAAGACAAAGAGCTGCTGTGGCACTTCAGAGAGGAGTGTATGCGTCACCCCAGGTAAGACTGACTGGCATGGTCatctaatactatattactgaaTAAGTCATCTGAGTTTATAATACAGTAGCACTTGTTTCATCCCAATTCCATCTTTCTTGTTCTtatttgaaatatgtttttctagAAGAGTATCACAGAGACCTTCCTGTGAATATGATTCAGtgcaatttttttaattttttaattgaaATGTTGTAAAACTCCCTACTGTCTTCTCCCAGGGCATACCCCAAGCTGCTGGGCTCTGTGCGGTGGGGTAGACAGGAGGCTGTCCTGGCCACCCATAGGCTGTTGGAGAGGAGCTCTGTGTGGGACCGTAGTGTGCTGGATGTGGGCCTGGCCATGCAGCTGTTAGACTGCCACTACTCTGACGCTCACGTCCGCTCCATGGCTGTACGCAAGCTAGAGACCCTGGGGAACGACGACGTCCTGAGGTACCTGCTGCAGCTGGTCCAGGTGAGTTAGTCGGACTTGATGGAACCAACATTTGGCTGAGAAATGTCTGATGTGTTTCCGTCTTGGTTCTGTCAAGATTCGGTCTGTGCCATAGAGGAACCGAGTTTCGTTACACAGCCCTAGTCATGCAagttgacatttattgtcatgactcttgtcctggaggcagaacagAGCGATTTCACCAGAGCAATTTCAAAATTCAAAATTgcctatattgtaaaaattcataaaaacaaacatttgcttttttgatcttaatttaaggttaggttaactcattagggttagcagtttggttaaggttaggttaggtttcaaatctgattttatgactttgtgactgtgctagctagtgacctctctgcagagctgccaccagaacaagattcatgacgagAAAGACTAAGTAGCCCTAGTCATAGGTGGTTGGTCTACCTGTCTCTGAAGCACACATAAAAACAAAATAGTTGTTTCATACATTGACTAGAAAAAAATACAAGAACAACCTTTATAGACAAGGCTTCCTTTTTACCTGGCGTTTTCCCAGAAGGGAGCACCTGTGGGTAGTTTTACATGTGTCATTCGTCAGTGTAGAGTCAAATAAGCCGTCTCTACTGTCAACAATGAGGCCTTAGTTAAACATGCAAAACAGTATGAGTATGAAAAAATCCCCAAACAGGAAGATACTTTATAATGTCACATTACAGTTTACTGAAACATTTTGCTTGCATTTATTATATGTTtactttgagagaaaaaaaatgcatATGTGTGCTCCTCTGTGTTTTTAAGGCTGTGAAGTTTGAGCCGTACCATGACAGTGCCCTGGCCAGGTTCCTGTTGAAGAGAGCTCTCAGGAGTAAGAGGATAGGTCATTTCCTTTTCTGGTTCCTGAGGAGTGAGATCGCCCAGTCCATGCACTACCAGCAGAGGTACGCTGTGCTGCTGGAAGCCTACCTCCGAGGCTGTGGAGAGGACATGCTGCAGGATTTCAGACGCCAGGTGGGTGAATAGCCTTAACCCCAGCCGTAAACAAGAGTACGGTGTGATGTGTGATCGGACACAGTAGGAGTGGGTGAGGGGAGTTCCTCCTCCGTACAATGTGACTGTAGGGCTTTGACGTCGTAGCCAATCAGGTAGTTGAGGTACCTCTGGTACTGTGTGGCCTCCTCCGAGGGCTGAGGCCGGCACGTCAGGTGGATCTTCCCCAGGATCTGAATAAAGAATAATCTGATTCGTTATCATCAACAGGTGGAGATGACAGAAGCCCTGCAGAAAGTCACCAGGGAGATCAAGGCCATGTCTGCTGAGAAATATGATGTTTCTGCACAAGGTGAGCCTGTCGCCTCAGGTCAACGTACCTCGTATAAGAGATCAAGATAAAATCATATAGAAAGGAATACGTATATGAATCCTGGTGGTCTGTTCAGTTGTGTTCCAGCTGCGTCAGAAGCTGGAGAACCTGCAGACGTCTGGGCTGCCAGAGAGCTTCAGAGTGCCCTATGACCCGGGTCTACGGGCTGGTGCTCTGGTGGTGAGTGGAATAATACCTATCCATCTCTATTCTACCCCCCTCTTATTTTCCTCCATGTCTCTTCTCGCTTGTCCCCATCCCTATGCTTCACCATCATTTCCTGTATCCTCCACTAATTGTATTCTTACTCGTCCATTCTCTCCTGTGTTTGACTGTAAACATGGGtccctctcttcagatagagcaGTGTAAGGTGATGGCCTCTAAGAAGAGACCGCTGTGGCTGCAATTTAAGAGGGCTGACCCCACCACGCTGTCCAGTGACACCATCGGGGTCATCTTTAAGGACGGGGATGACCTCAGGCAGGACATGCTCATTCTACAGGTATGTGGGCTTGCTTTCTCAATGGGTTAGGCAAAACTGTCCACCAAATGTTCCATGACAACGAATTGCTCCTCCTTTTAGATTCTGCTGATCATGGAGTCCATATGGGAGGAAGAGTCTTTGGACTTGTCCTTATTGCCCTACGGTTGTATCTCTACTGGGAATAAAATAGGTATGTCAACTGACTTTACACGGTCATGATgtgttaataataatatattataacatataatatatagtgtctaaataataataatttctctctctctctctctctctctctctctctgtcccctctctctctctctgtcccctctctctctctctctgtcccctctctctctctctctgtcccctctctctctctctctctctctctctctctgtcccccctctctctctctctctctctctctctctctctctgttctctctctctctctgttctctctctctgttctctctctgttctctctctctctctcgttctctctctctctctctgttctctctgttctctctctctctctctctctctctctgttctctctctctctctctctctgttctctctctctctctctctgttctctctctctctctctctctctctctctctctctctctctctgttctctctctctctctctctctctgttctctctctctctctctctctctgttctctctctctctctctctctctctctgttctctctcttctctctctcctctctctgttctctctcttctctctctgttctctctctgttctctctctctctctctgttctctctctgttctctctctctctgtcccccccccccctctctctctctctctctctctctctctctctctctctctctagggatgATTGAGATAGTGAAAGATGCCACCACTATTGCCAACATCCAGCAGAGCGTTGTGGGAAGCACAGGAGCGTTCAAGGACGAGATCCTCAACCAATGGCTGCGGGACAAGTGTGTGAGCGAGGAAAAGGTAGCTGGCTATAGTTACTCCCACGGtgctgtagaggatataactgcACCGCTAAGAAGGAAGGAAACACCCCTGCCACATTTCCTGTTACCCAGGGCTTTGTCTGCAGCACTATTCACATATACTCAGGCTGTGTAGGCTGAAGCACCTCCACATTTTTAGCTCTGCTATGTCTGTTTTTAGAATTGGCCTGTTAGAAATATCCCCATGCTGCAGAGTCACCATAGCTTTAGGGTGAAGGTATACCACAGAAGCTACCACAGCGCTAGCAGATAAATAGAGAAAGATTAAACACGGTTTGAATCACTGTGTTCGCTCCAATGTTGTCTGTGTAAATACTCGAGCAGGGCTGGTTGTATGAAATGGCAGCTCACGAATGCGCTTCATTTCCTCCACTCTGTGTTTCCatcacttcccctctctctgtctctccccttcactcgccatcattgtctctccctctctttcgctgtctttctctctctgtgtatctctctctgtctctctctctctctcctccctgtagtTCCAGCAGGCGGTGGAGAGGTTTGTGTTCTCCTGTGGAGGGTACTGTGTGGCCACCTACGTGCTGGGGGTAGGAGACAGACACAACGACAACATCATGATCACAGAATCTGGTACCAGATCTCTTCCTCATCTCCCTATAGCACAAAGACAATACAGTTCTTGGCGTTAAGTGGTtgccaaaacattaggaatacatTCCACAATATTCTAGATATGTGGATGAATCCATAgaaagttattttctgtttatctGAATGTAATAATTTGTTTCTGATGTATTGGGTGGTTTATCTATAACATTCTTTTCCCCCTTTGATATGTCTGCCCTCAGGTAACCTGTTCCACATAGACTTTGGCCACATACTGGGGAACTATAAGAGTTTCCTGGGTATCAGTAAGGAGAGGGTTCCCTTCGTCCTCACCCCTGACTTCCTCTATGTCATGGGCACATCAGGGAAGAAGAGCAGCCCACATTTCCAGAAGTTCCAGGTACTCAAATGAACGTGTTGTCCAACCAGTAAAAATACATATACACAAACTCGCTCGCAcgcaaacacccacacacacccacacacactcttaaCTACAGTATTGATCttccaggatgtgtgtgtgcggGCCTACCTGGCTCTGAGGCATCACACCAACCTCCTCGTCATCCTGTTCTCCATGATGCTGATGACGGGCATGCCTCAGCTCACCAGCAAAGAAGACATTGAGTACATCCGCGAAGCGCTGACTGTGGGCCGGCCGGAGGAGGAGGCACAACGCCACCTGCTGGACCAAATAGAGATCTGCAGGGACAAGGGCTGGACCGTGCAGTTCAACTGGTTcctacaccttgtgctgggcatCAAGCAGGGGGTGGATAAACGCTCAGCCTAGGGTGCTCCCCTTATGGTGTCAATGGCTTAGTGGGCTGGCAACACCAGAGgaatgggttcaaatcccacatGGGCCACATATGTGATAATTGTAAGCCACTTTAGGTAAGATTACTATGTTGATTGGACTCCCaaataaggagagagggagatatagtcAGAGACCAAAGTCTGGATCTAAAAGTTTGTCAACCCTTCCTCAATGATGTAACCAGTTGTTCCAATGCATTGCCCATTGACTGTACCATGGACTGTATACAGTAACAGTCTTATTTTTGCACTTTCAAGATCAAAGCCTGATCTTACCATATGTTTATGAGTTATACATAAATATTGACTCCTGTTCCTCTGCTAATGCACTGCATCTGATTGTATCATCTGTTAATATAACATCCAACTTGCATGACTGATGGTGGCAATACCATAATAAACCTAATCATAGAGAAATATAGTTATATATTATGTCCCATCGCTAGAGGTCGACATGCAAATGTTAAACTGAGTGACTCTCCGACCTCGTCAGAGGAAGAGGTCTCTAGGAAACCAAAGGAAGCTTTTCCACACCCGGGTGAGTTCACATAAACCAGATATCAGAATTTCGGGTGTTTCATCGTGGAAGCAGTCAGTATAGTTGTACCATAAAATGACATTTCACTCATCAAGATGAAAGAGGTTGAGGATTAGGCGCGCAGTATCGAagtaggctagctagctacttaaaTCCATATGAAATGTGTGCAGCACCACCCCATGTCGCCCGCGAAGCGTTTATGCGCAAACCCAGAGCAATCCAATTATTGACATTGAAGCCAGTGAATCCCAGCTAACCCAATTCGAGCCAACTCAATTGTGCCTCTGTGTCCTGGATAGGTAGCCTCTCTCCATCTCAGGTCTTGGGGATGGGGATGCGGTTGCAGCTTCAGTGTCTGCAGCTGGACTCCGTACGGAGTGTCCTGGAGGCAGTGATCCGGAGGAGCTTTGGTCTTGATGGAGTACAGGTGCTGTTCACACGGGACAAACGCTGTTGACACGCCACGGAAAACGCATCCTCACAGCCCTGCGGGTGGAACAAAAAGCCCCACTAAAACCCGCTCTGGCTCTCAGGAAAAAAACTGCAGCTCCAAATTCATTCATTAATATCACAATTCA from Oncorhynchus kisutch isolate 150728-3 linkage group LG9, Okis_V2, whole genome shotgun sequence harbors:
- the LOC109896756 gene encoding phosphatidylinositol 4,5-bisphosphate 3-kinase catalytic subunit gamma isoform, encoding MEQQVSDEEEPQPVVLREENRRRRRKMKAFTSTFSVAMDQIAIEFVLPTTTKSSRSPDTLLLEVAGNWTVEQVKAQVWLRVVATNLCPEFYQKYSPDHCILLYQKKGNWCEIYDKHQVFQTLDCIRYWKALKKDVGKIHLTCRPQPTEESTQYQRYLNYLIGYDVTDVSNVHDDELEFTRRKLLTPRKIELADRDPKLYSMDPWITSKHLPEYLLTKVTNSHILLVIHRNKASQTIKVSIDDTPVQALQTFFTKISNKRALLGVPEDVCEADYVLRVCGREEYIYGNHPVRDFHWVRQCLKNGEEIHLVLESALNPGQDLVQKEDWAQVDDCTGVAGTHEQLTIDEKDHERVFTISLWDCHRKFRVKVLGIDIPALPRNPELIVYVEASIFHGQQLLAQERTSSKAFTEEVLWNTWLEFNIRIRDLPKGARLSLQVSCGKTQISKGTSSYQDNGGSPVGGGSGNHDCNKTKSRLLYYVNLLLVDHRSLLRQGEFILHMWKMPEKTEDNSSVNADKLTSATNPDKASSMAVAILLDKYCYPVALPKSREGKEAGGEGREAEGGERGQREMPNHLRKQFEAIVETDPLHPLSQEDKELLWHFREECMRHPRAYPKLLGSVRWGRQEAVLATHRLLERSSVWDRSVLDVGLAMQLLDCHYSDAHVRSMAVRKLETLGNDDVLRYLLQLVQAVKFEPYHDSALARFLLKRALRSKRIGHFLFWFLRSEIAQSMHYQQRYAVLLEAYLRGCGEDMLQDFRRQVEMTEALQKVTREIKAMSAEKYDVSAQVVFQLRQKLENLQTSGLPESFRVPYDPGLRAGALVIEQCKVMASKKRPLWLQFKRADPTTLSSDTIGVIFKDGDDLRQDMLILQILLIMESIWEEESLDLSLLPYGCISTGNKIGMIEIVKDATTIANIQQSVVGSTGAFKDEILNQWLRDKCVSEEKFQQAVERFVFSCGGYCVATYVLGVGDRHNDNIMITESGNLFHIDFGHILGNYKSFLGISKERVPFVLTPDFLYVMGTSGKKSSPHFQKFQDVCVRAYLALRHHTNLLVILFSMMLMTGMPQLTSKEDIEYIREALTVGRPEEEAQRHLLDQIEICRDKGWTVQFNWFLHLVLGIKQGVDKRSA